In Camelina sativa cultivar DH55 chromosome 16, Cs, whole genome shotgun sequence, a single window of DNA contains:
- the LOC104752363 gene encoding YTH domain-containing family protein 2 isoform X1, whose protein sequence is MTSHVPKYPRKSAIEDMVKNLRVDPLAKVTASTTSMVSAKEKRNQSEPYYETLETYQGLPCPYGGYYGFYYPGVDGSVGEAKDNGYYGYGTDVQYPVMQGENGSLIYLMPGFQSYDASQAYMPISPVGVSSQALHSPMYAAQGYYQNQFGYGDVSSPTYLWDPVGDKYVYGVASNTQPLKQNISSSSHNHNNYYSRSKNSFTGHSMGDRPKTPRKALQNCYAPPPLHNQERGGFAYPMDPVKKKSGALNRDETDKAKARNRENGNSTNDLASGQDHITNGECESCTLDAEGNEISNCVGSVIRRDQYNLPSFQTKYEEAIFFVIKSYSEDDIHKSIKYNVWSSTLNGNKKLDSAYQESQKKIAEKSVKCPVFLFFSVNASGQFCGVAEMVGRVDYEKSMEFWQQDKWTGYFPVKWHMIKDVPNPQLRHIILENNENKPVTNSRDTQEVRLPQGNEVLNIFKSYTAKTSILDDFDFYENREKVMVQKKLRFPPVLKKKEEELVADFKKMEISNTAKEGNTDLTGTVN, encoded by the exons ATGACTTCTCATGTTCCAAAATATCCTCGTAAAT cTGCTATTGAAGATATGGTGAAGAATCTTAGAGTGGATCCTCTTGCTAAAGTCACTGCTTCCACCACTTCCATG GTTtctgcaaaagagaaaaggaatcAGTCAGAGCCGTATTATGAAACTCTTGAGACATATCAAGGCCTGCCTTGTCCTTATGGTGGCTACTACGGATTCTACTATCCag GTGTTGATGGTTCTGTTGGAGAAGCAAAGGATAACGGATACTATGGTTATGGAACAGATGTTCAGTACCCG GTGATGCAAGGGGAAAATGGATCTTTGATCTACTTGATGCCAGGGTTTCAATCTTATGATGCTAGCCAAGCTTATATGCCTATAAGTCCGGTTGGTGTATCGAGTCAGGCGCTTCACTCGCCCATGTATGCAGCTCAGGGTTATTATCAGAACCAATTTGGTTATGGAGATGTTTCATCTCCGACCTATCTATGGGACCCTGTTGGAGACAAGTATGTGTATGGCGTTGCTTCAAATACCCAACCCTTGAAACAGAACATATCTTCTTCAAGTCATAACCATAACAATTATTACTCAAGGAGCAAGAACTCCTTCACCGGTCATAGCATGGGAGATCGTCCCAAAACACCTCGAAAA GCGTTACAGAACTGCTATGCTCCACCCCCACTGCATAATCAAGAAAGAGGTGGCTTTGCATACCCGATGGACCCGGTAAAGAAGAAGTCTGGTGCTTTAAATCGTGACGAAACGGACAAGGCGAAAGCGAGGAACAGAGAAAATGGTAACAGCACGAATGACCTAGCAAGTGGTCAAGATCATATTACCAATGGAGAATGTGAGTCTTGTACGTTGGATGCTGAAGGGAATGAAATAAGCAACTGTGTTGGTTCTGTGATCAGAAGGGATCAATATAACCTCCCTAGCTTTCAGACCAAATACGAGGAAGCCATATTTTTTGTGATCAAATCTTATAGCGAAGACGACATACACAAGAGCATCAAGTACAATGTCTGGTCTAGTACTCTCAATGGGAACAAGAAGTTAGACAGTGCGTATCAAGAATCTCAGAAGAAGATTGCAGAGAAAAGTGTAAAGTGCCCGGTTTTCCTATTCTTCTCG GTGAATGCAAGTGGGCAATTCTGCGGTGTTGCTGAAATGGTTGGGCGAGTGGATTATGAGAAAAGCATGGAGTTTTGGCAGCAAGATAAGTGGACTGGTTATTTTCCAGTCAAGTGGCACATGATCAAAGATGTTCCAAATCCGCAATTACGACATATAATACTTGAGAACAATGAGAACAAGCCTGTAACCAATAGCAGAGACACACAAGAg GTGAGGTTGCCGCAAGGAAACGAAGTGTTGAACATTTTCAAGAGCTATACAGCAAAGACATCTATATTAGATGATttcgatttttatgaaaacagagagaaggtTATGGTACAGAAGAAGCTAAGGTTCCCTCCCGTATTAAAG aagaaagaagaagaactggTTGCTGATTTCAAAAAAATGGAGATATCCAATACAGCCAAAGAGGGAAACACGGATTTAACCGGGACTGTGAACTAA
- the LOC104752363 gene encoding YTH domain-containing family protein 2 isoform X2 yields MVKNLRVDPLAKVTASTTSMVSAKEKRNQSEPYYETLETYQGLPCPYGGYYGFYYPGVDGSVGEAKDNGYYGYGTDVQYPVMQGENGSLIYLMPGFQSYDASQAYMPISPVGVSSQALHSPMYAAQGYYQNQFGYGDVSSPTYLWDPVGDKYVYGVASNTQPLKQNISSSSHNHNNYYSRSKNSFTGHSMGDRPKTPRKALQNCYAPPPLHNQERGGFAYPMDPVKKKSGALNRDETDKAKARNRENGNSTNDLASGQDHITNGECESCTLDAEGNEISNCVGSVIRRDQYNLPSFQTKYEEAIFFVIKSYSEDDIHKSIKYNVWSSTLNGNKKLDSAYQESQKKIAEKSVKCPVFLFFSVNASGQFCGVAEMVGRVDYEKSMEFWQQDKWTGYFPVKWHMIKDVPNPQLRHIILENNENKPVTNSRDTQEVRLPQGNEVLNIFKSYTAKTSILDDFDFYENREKVMVQKKLRFPPVLKKKEEELVADFKKMEISNTAKEGNTDLTGTVN; encoded by the exons ATGGTGAAGAATCTTAGAGTGGATCCTCTTGCTAAAGTCACTGCTTCCACCACTTCCATG GTTtctgcaaaagagaaaaggaatcAGTCAGAGCCGTATTATGAAACTCTTGAGACATATCAAGGCCTGCCTTGTCCTTATGGTGGCTACTACGGATTCTACTATCCag GTGTTGATGGTTCTGTTGGAGAAGCAAAGGATAACGGATACTATGGTTATGGAACAGATGTTCAGTACCCG GTGATGCAAGGGGAAAATGGATCTTTGATCTACTTGATGCCAGGGTTTCAATCTTATGATGCTAGCCAAGCTTATATGCCTATAAGTCCGGTTGGTGTATCGAGTCAGGCGCTTCACTCGCCCATGTATGCAGCTCAGGGTTATTATCAGAACCAATTTGGTTATGGAGATGTTTCATCTCCGACCTATCTATGGGACCCTGTTGGAGACAAGTATGTGTATGGCGTTGCTTCAAATACCCAACCCTTGAAACAGAACATATCTTCTTCAAGTCATAACCATAACAATTATTACTCAAGGAGCAAGAACTCCTTCACCGGTCATAGCATGGGAGATCGTCCCAAAACACCTCGAAAA GCGTTACAGAACTGCTATGCTCCACCCCCACTGCATAATCAAGAAAGAGGTGGCTTTGCATACCCGATGGACCCGGTAAAGAAGAAGTCTGGTGCTTTAAATCGTGACGAAACGGACAAGGCGAAAGCGAGGAACAGAGAAAATGGTAACAGCACGAATGACCTAGCAAGTGGTCAAGATCATATTACCAATGGAGAATGTGAGTCTTGTACGTTGGATGCTGAAGGGAATGAAATAAGCAACTGTGTTGGTTCTGTGATCAGAAGGGATCAATATAACCTCCCTAGCTTTCAGACCAAATACGAGGAAGCCATATTTTTTGTGATCAAATCTTATAGCGAAGACGACATACACAAGAGCATCAAGTACAATGTCTGGTCTAGTACTCTCAATGGGAACAAGAAGTTAGACAGTGCGTATCAAGAATCTCAGAAGAAGATTGCAGAGAAAAGTGTAAAGTGCCCGGTTTTCCTATTCTTCTCG GTGAATGCAAGTGGGCAATTCTGCGGTGTTGCTGAAATGGTTGGGCGAGTGGATTATGAGAAAAGCATGGAGTTTTGGCAGCAAGATAAGTGGACTGGTTATTTTCCAGTCAAGTGGCACATGATCAAAGATGTTCCAAATCCGCAATTACGACATATAATACTTGAGAACAATGAGAACAAGCCTGTAACCAATAGCAGAGACACACAAGAg GTGAGGTTGCCGCAAGGAAACGAAGTGTTGAACATTTTCAAGAGCTATACAGCAAAGACATCTATATTAGATGATttcgatttttatgaaaacagagagaaggtTATGGTACAGAAGAAGCTAAGGTTCCCTCCCGTATTAAAG aagaaagaagaagaactggTTGCTGATTTCAAAAAAATGGAGATATCCAATACAGCCAAAGAGGGAAACACGGATTTAACCGGGACTGTGAACTAA